A stretch of DNA from Anaerohalosphaeraceae bacterium:
TCTCAGGCGACAAATCCACCTTAATTATGCGCTCAGTTTTCGGGGAGTATTATACATTTGCAGAAGTCCAAATTGAAGGACGGTTTGAGGGCAAAGGATGTCTGCCGCCGTTTCGGGGGGCCACTCTTCGAGGCGGCTTCGGGTATCATCTCAAACAGACGGTCTGTCATCGAAAGCAGAGCACCTGTCAGGACTGTATCGTTCGGACCACTTGCGCTTACAGCTGCATCTTTGAAGGGATTCCTCCGCAGGACCGTCAGATGATGCGGCTCTATCCCTATGTCCCGCAGCCCTTTACACTTCTGGTTAATCCGGAGGACCCTGCCCAAATCGAGCCGGGCGATATGTTTTCTTTCGGCATGCGTCTTTTCGGCAGGGCCATCGAGCTGTTTCCTTATATCGCCTACAGTTTCATCGAAATGGGCAAAGAAGGGCTCGGGAAAGACCGGATACCTTTCCAAATTACCCGGATTGTCCAGCCCTCCTTTGCGTTGGAGATTTATCAGGAGCAGGGGGCTTGCCTCCGGAAAGTCCAAACAGAATATCCTCAAAATGTGCTTCCTTTCTGTAAGCGCATCCGAACGGATTTTATTACGCCCGTGCGTCTTCGAGTCAACGGCAGAGAACCTTCTGCAATCCGATTCGAGGATTTAATCCGTGCGATTGTCCGAAGATTCTCTATTTTGACGTATTTCTATGGGACCCCGCCGGAAAATCTTTCTATTGATTATTCTGCGGCGGCGGCCGTTTCCTCTGTTTGCAGCCAAACCAAACCAATTGAGTTCCGCCGATTTTCCGGCAGACAGAAACGCCCTGTTGAGATGAGCGGTCTGGTCGGAAGTGCGATTTATGAAGGCAATCTGGAGCCGTTTCTGTCCTGGCTGTCGATTGCCCAAATTATTGGCGTTGGAAAGGCGGCCAGCTTCGGCTTCGGCCGCATCCAGATAACCCCTTTGCAAGAGGACAAATATGATGCAGAAAGAATTGATTGAACTGTGTATCGGTGCCATCCTCCACGATATCGGCAAAATCGGCGAGCGGGCTCGCATCGAGCTTTCCGATCAATCTGAAAGATTAAAATCGCAAATCTGTCCGACGGGAAAAGACGGCAATTACGGCTATATCCACGCCGCCTGCACCAACGAATTTATGGAAAAAATAAAAAACAAGCTGCCGCGCGAGCTGGATGCCTCGAAAATTGCCAATATCGCCTGCTATCATCACAAGCCCGATCACGATAAACCTCTTCAATTCATTGTCCAGACGGCAGACTGGCTCTCTGCCGGACAAGACCGGGCGGAAGACCAAAAAGACGACTCCGCCGTTCCCCGTGATGCAGGAATCCGCGATTTTGCCAACAGCATCTTTGCCGGCATTACCCCGATTGTCAAAAAGGATTGGAAAAAACCCGCAGCTATCCATCTGCCGCTGATTCCCCTGGAACTGAATGAAAAAGTCTTTCCCTGTTCTGCTTCTGCGAATCCTGTTGAGGACCATAACCTTTTGTGGAATAGTATCTTGGAGCATTTTGAGCGGCTGGAGCCGACGAATCCGGTTTTGTTTATTCACCAGCTGATTTGGGTCTTTGGGCTTTACTCCTGGTCTGTACGGAGCCATCGAAGCCAGTTTGCGGAAATTTCGCTGCTGGACCACTCCCTAACGACGGCGGCCTTTGCCTGCGCCCTATATCAGTATCACAGCCGGACCAACACAATGACTGAAAAAGACATTCAGGACTACAATCCCAAGAAATTCCGTATTGTCCAGGGCGACCTGAGCGGCATCCAGTCTTATTTATATGATGCCGCTTTGGACAATCCGTCCGGCCTGAGCAAACGCCTCCGCGCCAAGTCTTTTTATTTGAATCTGATTACGCGTCTGGCCGGGTCGCTGCTCTTGCAGAAGGTCGGCCTGCCGGAGGTCAACCGCATCATCGATGCAGGCGGAAACTTTACCCTGCTTGTCCACAATACGCCCGATTGTCTGGATACTATCAAAGATACCCAAAAGCAGATTGACGACTGGTTCCGGCGTACCTTTGCCGGCAAACTCCATCTGAATCTGTGCTATGAAACTGAATTAAGCGGCAACGATTTCAAAAAA
This window harbors:
- the cas6 gene encoding CRISPR system precrRNA processing endoribonuclease RAMP protein Cas6 yields the protein SGDKSTLIMRSVFGEYYTFAEVQIEGRFEGKGCLPPFRGATLRGGFGYHLKQTVCHRKQSTCQDCIVRTTCAYSCIFEGIPPQDRQMMRLYPYVPQPFTLLVNPEDPAQIEPGDMFSFGMRLFGRAIELFPYIAYSFIEMGKEGLGKDRIPFQITRIVQPSFALEIYQEQGACLRKVQTEYPQNVLPFCKRIRTDFITPVRLRVNGREPSAIRFEDLIRAIVRRFSILTYFYGTPPENLSIDYSAAAAVSSVCSQTKPIEFRRFSGRQKRPVEMSGLVGSAIYEGNLEPFLSWLSIAQIIGVGKAASFGFGRIQITPLQEDKYDAERID